The Mammaliicoccus sciuri genome window below encodes:
- a CDS encoding ABC transporter permease, protein MVDNHVWSQLVDYYATNGGYIFQLFLTHLLISIYGVLFAVIIGIPVGIFIARYSKLSGFVISLANIIQTVPALALLAILMLVMGLGSNTVVMTVFLYALLPIIKNTYTGINNVNSSIKDAGKGMGMTSRQILTMVELPLSLSVMIGGIRIAFVIAIGVTAIGSFIGSSTLGDIIIRGTNATDGTSLILAGAIPTALLAVLSDLFLGYIEKKLDPTKRKQKGPQPQTLSE, encoded by the coding sequence GTGGTTGATAATCATGTATGGTCACAATTAGTCGATTATTATGCAACAAATGGTGGATATATATTTCAACTTTTTCTAACTCATTTACTTATTTCTATTTATGGTGTGTTATTTGCGGTTATAATAGGTATACCAGTAGGAATTTTCATTGCTAGATATTCTAAATTATCTGGCTTTGTCATTTCACTAGCTAATATTATTCAAACGGTTCCAGCACTTGCCCTACTTGCTATACTAATGCTTGTGATGGGTCTTGGTTCAAACACTGTTGTTATGACAGTATTCTTATACGCTTTATTACCAATTATCAAAAATACGTATACTGGTATTAATAACGTAAATTCAAGTATTAAAGATGCTGGTAAAGGTATGGGTATGACATCACGTCAAATCTTAACGATGGTTGAGCTTCCCCTTTCTTTATCTGTAATGATTGGTGGTATAAGAATCGCGTTCGTTATTGCAATTGGTGTTACTGCAATCGGATCATTTATTGGATCGTCTACACTTGGTGATATCATTATTAGAGGTACAAACGCTACAGATGGTACATCATTAATCTTAGCCGGTGCAATCCCTACCGCTTTATTAGCAGTATTAAGTGATTTATTTTTAGGATATATTGAAAAGAAATTAGACCCAACAAAGAGAAAGCAAAAAGGTCCACAACCTCAAACACTTTCGGAGTGA
- a CDS encoding N-acetylglucosaminidase produces the protein MKNARLETIKNLVILSIVLLIIVGLFYYLISDHLKFYEVDKQEDSVEVPLTLSKAVNKQYKNDTKMQVATESGNWKNATRSEIYEVMDVEKILNDKKQVYQFLNLSEYQGIEEKRIHYMLRNQEVLEDYTTEFLNAAKKEHVNEVYLISHAILETGNNKSELANGVMLTEKGKVTKSKEESDGKKYYNFYGVGALDSDPIGTGANYAKKRGWDTPQKAISGGAKFIHDHYLSNPEQNTLYSMRWNPEKPGVHQYATDIKWAQSNARIIADFYNELKTEGKYYIVYKYEDTDKSLSIKALDEKLDKQEENSK, from the coding sequence ATGAAAAATGCCAGGCTAGAAACCATTAAAAATTTAGTCATATTATCAATAGTCTTGTTAATTATTGTTGGCCTGTTTTATTATTTGATTTCAGATCATTTGAAATTTTATGAAGTAGATAAACAAGAAGATAGTGTAGAAGTACCATTAACTTTAAGTAAAGCGGTAAATAAACAATATAAAAATGATACGAAAATGCAAGTAGCAACAGAGTCAGGCAATTGGAAAAATGCAACACGAAGCGAAATATATGAAGTAATGGATGTAGAAAAAATCTTAAATGATAAAAAACAAGTATATCAATTCTTGAACTTATCAGAGTATCAAGGAATTGAAGAAAAACGAATTCATTATATGTTAAGAAATCAAGAAGTACTTGAAGATTATACAACAGAATTTTTAAATGCTGCTAAGAAAGAGCATGTTAATGAAGTGTATTTAATATCTCACGCGATATTAGAAACAGGTAATAACAAAAGTGAATTAGCAAATGGCGTCATGTTAACTGAGAAAGGGAAAGTAACGAAATCTAAAGAAGAATCTGATGGTAAAAAGTATTATAACTTTTATGGTGTCGGCGCTTTAGACAGTGATCCTATCGGAACAGGCGCAAATTACGCTAAAAAAAGAGGCTGGGATACACCTCAAAAAGCCATATCAGGTGGCGCGAAATTTATACATGATCATTATTTATCAAACCCAGAACAAAACACCTTATATAGTATGAGATGGAACCCAGAGAAACCTGGCGTACATCAATACGCAACAGATATCAAATGGGCACAAAGTAATGCACGTATAATAGCAGATTTCTATAACGAACTCAAAACAGAAGGAAAGTACTATATCGTATATAAATACGAAGATACAGATAAGTCACTTTCAATCAAAGCATTAGATGAAAAATTAGATAAACAAGAAGAAAATAGTAAATAA